One region of Corvus moneduloides isolate bCorMon1 chromosome 1, bCorMon1.pri, whole genome shotgun sequence genomic DNA includes:
- the LRRC30 gene encoding leucine-rich repeat-containing protein 30: MHFTGSSLSPCFDFPTSCRLSSSVGICTLQGNKISVLSGVNQSVMGTEHSKNEERRSMVFLRKGPKLPAWEDALLAGREPKSLLKRGLRYVSLSLIMKGMTSTPDFLWGLHEVQKLNLSRNQLVVIPPSLGKLDRLVVLNLGGNCLKCLPKEIGLLRNLKVLFVNMNCLKEVPAELSLCRKLEVLSLSHNCISQLPLSFTDLTSLRKLNLSNNRFVQIPLCIFALRSLDFLHLGSNKLENIAESIQYLVNLQIFIVENNNIRSLPRSLCYVSTLELLNVDYNAIQSLPEDLYLLRRLRRIAWNPMDKGLHIAHNPLSRPLPEVVEGGLDVLFNYLRDKKEHN; the protein is encoded by the coding sequence ATGCACTTCACAGGCTCCTCCTTGTCTCCTTGCTTTGACTTTCCCACCTCCTGCAGGCTGTCATCCTCTGTTGGCATTTGCACATTGCAAGGGAATAAAATCTCAGTTCTCTCAGGAGTGAATCAGAGTGTTATGGGAACTGAGCACTCGAAGAACGAGGAGCGAAGGAGCATGGTTTTCCTTAGGAAAGGCCCAAAGCTGCCTGCATGGGAAGACGCCCTTCTCGCAGGGAGAGAGCCCAAGTCACTGCTGAAACGGGGATTGCGTTATGTCAGCTTGAGCCTCATAATGAAAGGGATGACCAGCACACCTGACTTCTTGTGGGGACTGCACGAGGTGCAGAAGCTGAACCTTTCACGCAACCAGCTGGTGGTGATTCCTCCTTCGCTGGGGAAGCTGGACAGGCTGGTAGTGCTGAACTTGGGTGGCAACTGCCTCAAGTGTCTGCCTAAGGAGATCGGGCTGCTGAGGAACCTGAAGGTCTTGTTTGTCAATATGAATTGCCTGAAAGAagtgccagcagagctcagcttgTGCAGGAAGCTGGAGGTTCTGAGCCTCTCACACAACTGCATCTCACAACTGCCTTTGAGCTTCACCGACCTGACAAGTTTGAGGAAACTGAACCTCAGTAACAACCGCTTTGTGCAAATTCCTCTCTGCATTTTCGCCCTGAGAAGCTTAGACTTCTTGCACCTAGGGTCCAACAAGCTGGAAAACATCGCAGAGAGTATCCAGTATCTGGTCAATCTGCAAATCTTTATTGTAGAAAATAACAACATACGCAGTCTGCCACGGTCTCTGTGCTATGTCAGcaccctggagctgctgaacGTTGATTACAATGCCATCCAGAGCCTCCCAGAGGACCTGTACCTGCTGCGCCGGCTGCGCCGCATTGCCTGGAACCCGATGGACAAAGGCCTCCACATCGCCCACAACCCCTTGTCCCGGCCCCTGCCTGAGGTTGTTGAGGGGGGGCTGGACGTCCTCTTCAACTACCTCAGGGACAAAAAGGAGCACAACTGA